Within the Thalassophryne amazonica chromosome 19, fThaAma1.1, whole genome shotgun sequence genome, the region tttgtctttcccacattctgctgcaagcaggtgcttctaattttagacaaacAGAgagggtggcagaagacatcaaaagcaatacatttttcagtcatggtactggcaacatgagacttaactcactcatggtaacagcaacatgagacataactaaactgactaaaccagttgaactagaaaaacacaataaatcaataacactaacaacactgttaaactaacatgaaccacaataacaacatttaaaccctgaactcccatggtgtattGAAACACATCATCCATTGTATACTGGTAAGATAAAAaggctaatttctccaaacatatttgtcctatcaagtttccattttcacagcattcatccttgaccaaaaatacataagcataccaaacagcaaatgtcagctgtcctcggTTTTGGCGTGATCAAagaaatacacacgcacacacagatgccacttggctattataatatcgacaataataataatgctgtaGTGGTTTCCGAACACATTACAAAATgctttacaacaacaacaacacaataaaAGACATCAAACTAAAATgttaaaacattcattaataaaGTAAGAACACCTTTTTAAAAATTGTATAACTATGTTACAAGGACTTGATTATACATCCACAAAATGAAACCATTTGGTAACCtataaaaaaaactgagaaaagcTCTGCTGAGTCAAGATTTAAAGACTCAACAGAACATGCGTGTTGAATCTATTACTATATTCTGAAAAATGGTAAAGACTGAACTCAGTCTTTACAGGTAATGTTTAAGTAATTTACAAGTCACATCCTAAAACTAAAGTGACTGTAAGCAGTAGGGATGATCAAGAGCATGGATATCTATTCAGGCATAATTTTTATAAAGGTTGTCTCAAGATGGCGCTGTGGGAGGTCACTTTCTCAgattatacttgtttttgtttaCTTTAGTTGGGCTTATTTCTCGTCTTTTCACTTAGTTGGTCTAAGTAAAGCCAAATCCTTGGTTTGTTTACTCCAGTATTGCTAAAACCGTGTCACCACTTCACGTGCAATCACAAAACTCTACGGACAACACTGAGCGACCAGTGTCTATTTTTCTGTTTAGTTTCTCTGttactgcgacagactggcgtcctgtcctgggtgtaccccgcctcgcgccctatgactgctgggataggctccggccccccgcgacctttaattggactaagcagtagaagatgaatgaatgaatgaatttctctGTTACAGCACTTTGTTAAAGTGCGGCAACGGATTTAAAACCAAATCCAAACTTCGGTGTTTCattcccagcccagtctcacgttttttttttcatgctcccgtcacgaaatgaggcAAATTTtcgggagggtttttttttatctctctaATACTACCCCTACTccttccccaaccctaaccataacccccccccccccttaacttataatttcatgcagccatcacggaatgaattaaaatgaatttgtgctgccgtgacgaaaatgtggcacttttcacaCAGAGCGAGAGTTGATGATTGAAGCTCAGATTAAACTCTTGTTGGAAGTTGTTTGTACACTAACTCCCATCAGAAACCAATAAGAAAGctgtgcgcgtgtgtgcgtgtgtgtgtgtgtgtgtgtgtgtgtgtgtgtgtgtgtgtgtgtgtgtgtgtgtgtgtgtgtgtgtgtgtgtgtgtgtgtgtgtgtgtgtgtgtgccctcaGATCGACATTCTTCACCTCTACAGTATCGGTAAGTACTACAAAAATACATTATTCAAAGACTCAAATGAGAGGCTAAGACAGTGCGACTGGGGACGTCCCTAGTAAATAATAGAATACTTATTTAATTTGTCCTTTCCCTGATCAGTCCGGCAACACTGTGTAATCTTTCACTGGTGATATCCATTTCACACATTTGACTGTGCGCACCGGATCATCATGTTCAATCACCATCTGTTCTCACTCATACAAATTCCATCCATTTGCTCATTGGGCTGAATTTCGGAACAAATTAATTATCCTTGGAGACTTTTCCTCATGTGCTGATCATCCGTTATTTCATAGCTGCCACAAGAAGAAATAAGAGAACTGTTTAAAATGAGTTATGCCACTCAGTCGCACAAGAGTCACTAACAAAGGCTAACGAGAGGTTAAGAGGAAGACTTTCTGAATGTCCTAAGAGGGTCTTTATTATTGATTGAAAGTCAAATGAATGAGCCTGCAGATTTTCGTGGCCTTATCTTTTAAATAGAGACAGCGGAGCCGAGAGTTAAAGGCTAAATGATGTTCTGAATATGATGATGTCGTGTAACGACTTGTCATTgctctgctgttttttttaaatatagtaCACAAAAGATGACCTATCAGGCGACGGTTCGTTTATTGACGCATCTACTGACAAGATATTTTTAAAGAACTGTAcataatatttgtaaaaaaaaatcttagcaAGATTAGTTTGATATGTTTTCCAGAAACATTATCATCCAGATATTTTTGCTGCATTATCAACACTTTCTGtgtgcaaatacaaaaaaaaaaaaacaaacccggaCTTTTTTGTTGCCTTGCATTGTTACTCGGCTCGCGCCTCAACTGACGCGCGGCATCAAGCAGTATGActaaaagaaagagaaagaatgGCACCTTTCATTTCAAAACCAATGTTCAACTTTGCACAATCCCAGAAAATAAGTTTCACACGCTGAAATGCGTAAATAGCAAAAGATGACATGGAATTTCATCTTGGTTTAATATGCAGtgacacaaataaacaaaaaaaacaaaacctaccTTAGGTTCTGCAGCCCCAGAAACATGTCAGGGCCGAGCCTCTCCAGATTGTTCCCATTCAGGTAGAGGCTCCTCAGGTTCGTCAGACTGGAAAACGCCCCCTCCTGGAGATAGGAGATGCGATTGTTGCCCAGGTGAAGCAGGTCCAGGCTGGAGAAGTTCCAGAAATCCGTGCGGTAGATCCTCTGGATTAAATTCCCGCTAAGGTAGAGTTTGCGTCCATTGAGCGGCCGAGGCGTGAGCTGGGACACGTTGAGAAAGCCGCTCTCCTTGCAGTTGACAGTCAAATCCAGATCTGTGATGTGCAGGTTGCACGTGCAGCCCAACGGACAGATGATGGGGATAGGGGGTCGCGTCTGGTAGCCAGCTACAGGGGGGTTGTGGTTGGGCATCAAACTGCGGGCGGTGGGGGATGTTCTGGAGGGTCGAGGCCTTTTCGTTGGCTTTGggtgtctctccctctctttgcGCTCTGCTGAGGAAGAAGAGGACGAAGTGGACGAGCTGTGAGTATTCTGGCGGGAGCCGTGGACCATGGAGGAGGGCTTAGTCGGTCTGACTCGCCCTGGATGAGAGTTCGGCTTAGAGTTTGGGGGCAAATGTTGGGGCTGTGAGCCACCTGATGGAACACCTCCCTCTCCTTGTAATTCTTTATCCGGGAGGTCAGCGCACAGCTCTTTGCGAGGGATTTCCCTCAGGTCCTTGCCGTGAAGGTGGAAGGGATATTCGCAGGTAACGTCCCCGACCACAGCCGTGTACGGGATCTGCCCCAGCCACTGCTGCAACTGCACCGCTTCACAACCACAATTCCAGGGGTTCTCCTCGAGCTGCAGCTCCATCAGGGAACGGCCGACATACTCCAGCGTACCAGCATATGCGAGGCTCTTCAGACGGTTTCCCCGCAGGTCCAGATGAGTCAGAGAAACAGATCTagagcagcagcaggaggtggaggaggagaaggagaaggaggaggagggggatcgTTAGCTAGGCTAGATGAAAGGACAATGAGATAGTAAGTGAAAATAAAGGTTCACACTTTCCACTGCGGAGAAATCTGTTCTTATTTCATGATTAATCCAtcttttattacatgaaataatgtGACACAGGAACATTAATTCAGCACTAAAGATGGGCTAATTGTGTCTGACACTCCAATTTCTACAGTTCTTACAGAATTCACAAGTCAGAGCACCGAAATCAAAATTTAACCTGAACAGATGAGCAGGCAAGACGGGGATCAGGTTGTCATTGAGGATCAGGACCCGGAGCTTGTAGAGAAACCTTAGAGCGCCACTGTCAATGCGTTTGATCACGTTGTAGTCAGCCTGCAGGTAGAAAAGAAACACTGTGATAAAGATGTAACTGCTTCAACTGGAAAATAGACAGAGCACAGCGGGAACGCCGAGGAAGATGGCAACTCTTTCATTTGAGGATGATCTAAAAACACACAGGTGTCAAGAAGATTGCTTTGCTGGGGCCACCTGCTGCTATTAATCACTACTGTCACAGCAATCTACAATAATCTGAGGCATATCTGTCCATTACCCTGCCAACCACAGATAATCGATATGGTTTATCATCTCGCGCCTACCTGGAGGTATTCCAGGGCCTCTAAACCGGAGAAGGTGTCGTTTCTGAAGACTTCCAGCTTGTTTTCGTGGAGGTACAGACGTCTGAGCTTGGCCAGCCCGTGGAAAGCTCCCACTCGGATATCCTGGAGCGCATTGTTGCCGAGGTTTAGCGAGACTGCGTTGCCAAGGTGCTGAAACCCGTTGCTATAGAGACGTCTCAGAGAGTTCCTCTGGAGGTTGAGTTTGAAAGGGCGGACCCACGACTGTGACACCTGAAAGATTAAATACTGCTCTGATGAGTTATCTTATTAACTCCATAAATGTAAGATAGAAACACCCAAAAGTGACACACAGACGGGGTGTTAGGCTTAAAAATATGCGGTGTTAATGAGAGAGTGCGCGTGTTTCACGTGCATGGGATGATAAGCGATACCTGGCTGACGTTAGTGAAGCCTCGGCCGTCGCAGTGAATGTGCAGCACGCCTTCTTTGACCTCACACGTGCATGGCTCAAAGCACGGCTCGTCTACTTCCTCCTCGGAGTTGTCCACTAGAGGGGTGTGTgtggaggtgggggtgggggtgggggagtgCGAGGCCCCGGACAGGTGCACGCACCCCAGGGCCACCGCCAAAGTGACCCACTGCATCCTCCTGCTTCTCCCTCTCAGCTCAGCAGCCTGGGGCTCCGGCCCGGCATCGGCCCCTGTCCGTGCTGCGTGGCACATACATGCATTCAGATAATCTGGCGCGCACACACAAGATTATTAAAAGAGTGCAAACAGCCAGGGAGGCAACAACAGAAGTAAGGTGTGGATGAACTGCTTTGATATTACATCACAAGCATACTAAAGCATGTGGAAAGTAAAAATTAAATCACACAGAGAGCAGCGCCACAAAGGCAGGAATTGCATTAGATAGGAATAATGAAATTTAGCTTAACGACAGGTCAGAGGAAACAGTTTTACAAGCGGAATCACATTAAATATGCATGTGTGTGGCatgtaaaagcacaataaaagcaGTTTGACCTCACAgttttaaaaagcaggaaattttAGATTCAACAGTCAGTCGCTGCTGCATTTGATAATTTTCAGAGTGGCTTATTTGCACAAATAGAAGAGAAACATGTGCTGTCTTATGTGCAGCAGAAATGTCAGCCGCACACTGCTTTCATGCAGGGGTGTCCAAGCCTGCGCCTGCCCTACGTATTTACCTGCTCTATGCACACTTATTTAACTCTGATGCTCTCCAGCAGCCTGTATTAGAAAACAGACAGGTGCTCTGCAGGGACCAGCGTTGGGCGCCCACACACTTTAACGtatgcagcatgattcagagtacTGCCGTCTAATGAACTGCACCATTTAATAACATGAACTGCAATCAGTGAACAGAGGGGTGATGCAAAAAATAGCACATACTATCAATTAGAAAAACGTGTTCGACGTTATCAACAGCCATCAAGTGTTGTCATGATCATTACTGTGATAATGACAGTGCAGGGAACGTGTCGAGCTGCAGTGAAGACAGTATAATGACAAGCAAATATGTGACCGGATGGTAATGATGAGAGTGGCACTACAGTAACAACAAAATGGAAACGGGTGCAGGAATgttggaaataaataaaacagccgTGATACGAGTCCTGCATGAGGATATTTGCTCTCACGTCTTAATGAGATCTAAATTGAATAAAGCATCTTGATCTGGTGGTGCAGTGTTGAACGCTGCTATGCAAAATGCAATAATGATCATGATGGTATGGTAGCTGTAATCACACAGCAATAATCTAACATCAGCGGGTTAGACAAGGAGGCAGCAGTGAAAACATCACCGCCCTGGAGAGGAAGAGCAATCACAGCAATGATTATGATGGGGAAGATGAAGGGAGAGGTGGAAACGAaaaggggtggaggaggaggaggaggggaggcAGAACGAGGCAAAGGAATGAGAGAAAGCGCAGGCATGGAGCAAGAGTAACGGTCAAAGGGTAGGTAAGGAAACGGGCGAGGAAGGAGAAGAGAGGATTGCATAAGCTGTAAGAAGTCAGTCAAGGCTGCCACTCAGGATGAGAGCTCAGAGCGAACCAGCTGAAATCTGATATTGATCACATCAAATCCCTCCTCTCTCACCCTGCACACAATGTACGCCTGCCTCCGAGAAGACGCACCGAAGCCAAGAAACATATGCGTGTGCACAGAGTGAAGACAATGTGAGaaaggtcaaaccacatctaaaaaaaaacagctgccttTCATTTTGCGTGTAGATACAGGTAGCTGCCATACGTGCACAACAAACCACAATAATGcatcagtgtgtgtttgtggatccCAGATAGAATGCAAGGCCTGCCTTTATTTATGTGTATGTGACCGTAATATGATCTAACATACTGCTATCCCACTATGATGTTACTATCTTACAGTACTCAAAATGCCCATAACTCATAAAATGAATGAGGACTTGAGAATCAAAAGTGGGAGATCAGTCATACGTTTGATCTTTGttcatactaaaaaaaaaaaggtaggtcTTATAATCTACTATCCCAATACTATACCATCCCACAATGCTCAGCAAAGTCTGATGAAATTTTTTTGAATCCCAAGTAATAGATCAGGACTTATAATCTACTATTCCACTACTAAACTACTGTTCCACAATACTTATAA harbors:
- the LOC117532084 gene encoding SLIT and NTRK-like protein 3, translating into MQWVTLAVALGCVHLSGASHSPTPTPTSTHTPLVDNSEEEVDEPCFEPCTCEVKEGVLHIHCDGRGFTNVSQVSQSWVRPFKLNLQRNSLRRLYSNGFQHLGNAVSLNLGNNALQDIRVGAFHGLAKLRRLYLHENKLEVFRNDTFSGLEALEYLQADYNVIKRIDSGALRFLYKLRVLILNDNLIPVLPAHLFRSVSLTHLDLRGNRLKSLAYAGTLEYVGRSLMELQLEENPWNCGCEAVQLQQWLGQIPYTAVVGDVTCEYPFHLHGKDLREIPRKELCADLPDKELQGEGGVPSGGSQPQHLPPNSKPNSHPGRVRPTKPSSMVHGSRQNTHSSSTSSSSSSAERKERERHPKPTKRPRPSRTSPTARSLMPNHNPPVAGYQTRPPIPIICPLGCTCNLHITDLDLTVNCKESGFLNVSQLTPRPLNGRKLYLSGNLIQRIYRTDFWNFSSLDLLHLGNNRISYLQEGAFSSLTNLRSLYLNGNNLERLGPDMFLGLQNLRYLYFEYNEIREVNPGTFDSMPSLQLLFLNANLLRSLPLGVFSGVNLARLNLRNNHLLQLPLEGVLEHLTGLVQVDLQQNPWECNCEAAPLKRWLEGLSAVVVVGEVVCHSPEKTKGVDLRSLSMELLCPELEPQEDQEQEQQTATSAAPDRAVSVGYPGSGLGPLIPPGKDSIPLSVLVLSLLVLFVSAFFAAAALIAYALRRRDKLPFRRQGEVDLAGIQMECGIFTEQTHHHHHHSIPETPSLPPSEHNHVYDTILPPESAPKGPGPASDSHICSNPIYKEEQATGGKQRQQQQTFPASKDIEGGYSSTAEKEREWTLEVSSSPISTIAGAIGPLAGLHGNGILCPTVIDSQGPTPKVELVDCLFRIPTPEFRDLPDRYARPPPRYPHSQDSTQDSTKPDQTAVVTTASSPADSSNMRQSEQGARLRTTPDYMEVLDRSYQF